The genomic interval TAATAATCCCCACTTTCTCCTAAACTCTTAAAAATAACAATAAAACTATTATATCATATAACTTAAATTATTAATATTTTTAAACAATTGACTTTAAACAATCTGATGTTTCATTTCGAGGATTATTTACAATTGGATTCACTTTAAAACAATCCATATTGATAGATTGATAGGGAACTAATAATGACTCTAATATATCAACATCTGATATTAAAGGATTTAGCCATGTTTTTTCAGTTTCTAGTGTTAAAATAACGGGCATTCTATCATGTATGGGTTTCATAATTTCATTAGGTTCAGTCGTAATAACAGTACAAGTATAAATATTTGATCCATCTTCTTTAGTATAAGCACTCCATAGACCAGCTAAAGGCAATATCGATTGATCCGTTACTTTAAAGTGATAAGGAATTTTATTCTTATTTTCTTTTTTCCATTCATAGAAACCATCTGCCAATATGACACATCTTTTATGTTTAAAGGAATCTTTAAACATTGGCTTAGATGAAATTGTTTCTGCCTTAGCATTAATCGAATAAAATTTCTCATCTTTAGCCCAAAAAGGAATAAACCCCCAACGTAATGAACCAACACGATATTTCTTCCCATCACTTATAACTGATAAAACTTTTGTTGATGGCGCAACATTATATCTTGGTAATTCAAAATCTATGTTTTCTTCATCAATATCATATCTTTCTCTAAGTACCTGTATCATATCTTCTGTACTTAAAGCAACACTAATTCGTCCACACATAGGTATTCTCCATTCTTAAATATCTATCTTATTATCTATTTTATTCTATAATACATTCATTAAAATATCAATTGTATATATTATTCATAGTATCATAAACTATTAATGGTGATTAATATGAATAGATCTCATAAATTAGAACTAGAAAGATTAAAATCAAAAAACGAATACACGAATGCAGATTTAGAAATCGCAAAAGAACTATTAAAACAAGAAGACCCGCCTTTTCATGAAGAAGTAGCTTCTGTTGTAGAAAAAATTACAAAAATATTAAATCACGATAAAAAATAACCTTCTCGGGTTATTTTTTTTCATTATCTTATTCATCAAATAAAGATAATTGTTTTATCCTCTTAGTTTTTCTGAGTTTAGATACGATATCTGACATTTTATAAGGTAAGCCAACCTTATTACATTCTTGCTTAAATACATTCCATAAATTACTATGATTCGGTGATAGACATTCATATTGATTACCAAAAACATGTTTGTATCTTTGTTTTAGACCAGGAAAATGTAAATCTAATTTATCATAATAATAATCACGTTGGTTTTGTCTTAAAGTGACACCAAATGAAGGGATAACAAATGAAGCGCCACAATCCGAGGCTTTTTGAACAAGTTTCCTAATGTTATCTTCATTATCGTTTATAAAAGGTAATATTGGCCAAATTAATACCCCTGTAAATATCCCTTCATTTGACAATTCTTTTACTGCTTTAAATCTATCTGATGACAGAGATACATGGGGTTCTATTAATTTACATAAATTATCATCATAAGTTGTAATCGTAAAATTAACCATAGCTTCTGAATGTGTTCTTATCTTTTTTAATAGATCGACATCTCTTAAAACTAAAGTTGACTTCGTTAAAATGCCAACACCATATTGATATTTATTTATTAATTCTAATGCTCCTCTTGTTAACTGATACTCCTTTTCAAAAGGATTATATGGATCACTCATTGCTCCTGTTCCAACAATCCCTTTATTTCGTTTTGATTTTAATTCATTATCTAATATCATTAAACAATTTTCTTTTCCCCTAACTTCTTCAAAATGATCTACTTGATAACATTCACTTCTTGAATCACAATAAATACAACCATGAGAACATCCTTTATATATATTCATATTATAATTACAACCAAACCAATGATTTCCACTCGACCAAGAAGACAAGATTTGTTTCGCTTTAATTAATCGCATATCCTCAACTCCTAACCCTAAAAAATCTTTATATATACTATATTTTATTATAACAAACATTTGTTTGTTATTCAATTGAAATCTATAAGAAAAAGGTCTATTAACTGTTTTAAAACATATTTTTAGAATTTATCATTGCTTATTATTCAATAAAAAAATACTGAAAACTAAAATATACCCTATAGTGTGGACACTTTGAAAAAGAAAGTGTTCCCTCTATAGGGTATTTTTGTATGTTATAATAATTTTAGTGTGTATTAAGGAGAAGAGGATATGAGCATTAATGTATTTAATGAAACAGAAATTGAACTAATAAAAAATAATCCAAATGTTAAGCGTGTGTCAAGTAAATCTATTACTTATACCCTTGAATTCAAGATTGACTTTATGCATGAATATAGAGGCGGAAAATTACCACGTCAAATATTTATTGAACATGGTTTTGATGTTGATATTATAGGGATGAAACGAATAGAACAATGTGCAACTAGATGGAAGAGACTTTATAATGACGGAGGCGTTGTTTCACTTGATGATTCCCGTAAAGATAATCGAGGAAGATATAAGCATGAAATTCAAACCGAAGAACAAGAGATTGAGAAATTAAAGGCTAAAATTGCTTTAATAGAAATGGAAAATGATATGTTAAAAAAGCTCGACGAAAGCGAAAGGAGGAATGGGAAAGAAATAAGAAAAAGTGATAAATTTGAGATGATCAAAAAGTCATCCATAAATCTAGAAGACCAGGAATACAAGATTATTTATGTAGTGTGGCAGAAGTATCAAGAAGTGGTTACTATAACTACCATTCAGAAAAATCAAAGAAGAATAGAATGAAAAAGGAACAAAATGATAAGAAAAGATTTAAACTCATCAAGGAAGTATTTGAGGTTGGAAAGAAAAAGTATGGTGCTAAACAAATTAAGATGCATTTAAAGGAAAACATGAATTTGAAGTCCATTAGAAGAATTATGAGTA from Mycoplasmatota bacterium carries:
- a CDS encoding SOS response-associated peptidase codes for the protein MCGRISVALSTEDMIQVLRERYDIDEENIDFELPRYNVAPSTKVLSVISDGKKYRVGSLRWGFIPFWAKDEKFYSINAKAETISSKPMFKDSFKHKRCVILADGFYEWKKENKNKIPYHFKVTDQSILPLAGLWSAYTKEDGSNIYTCTVITTEPNEIMKPIHDRMPVILTLETEKTWLNPLISDVDILESLLVPYQSINMDCFKVNPIVNNPRNETSDCLKSIV
- a CDS encoding radical SAM protein; this encodes MRLIKAKQILSSWSSGNHWFGCNYNMNIYKGCSHGCIYCDSRSECYQVDHFEEVRGKENCLMILDNELKSKRNKGIVGTGAMSDPYNPFEKEYQLTRGALELINKYQYGVGILTKSTLVLRDVDLLKKIRTHSEAMVNFTITTYDDNLCKLIEPHVSLSSDRFKAVKELSNEGIFTGVLIWPILPFINDNEDNIRKLVQKASDCGASFVIPSFGVTLRQNQRDYYYDKLDLHFPGLKQRYKHVFGNQYECLSPNHSNLWNVFKQECNKVGLPYKMSDIVSKLRKTKRIKQLSLFDE